Proteins from a genomic interval of Phyllopteryx taeniolatus isolate TA_2022b chromosome 3, UOR_Ptae_1.2, whole genome shotgun sequence:
- the LOC133475765 gene encoding zinc finger protein OZF-like, with protein MLEPLLSYHRRRTGGSRRRLRKVRQSSRGGIGEIDQKDNMKMSKKQLCRATEEKERQWPQRETVSSTQIDQDVQQPIGRQQEHRQTSHVKEEEEDPQLSHVNEEEQNPEAQHVKEEEPEHPHVKEEEEDPETLYIKEEKKETDVSKLPLTGVSVESKDKDKSPEWSQLRHRSPRGAHCGGPPPDHLLAPLSDSDDMEGPLRGEADCEGDDKPWKCSERERTLAIKETSQMRPKLFTCSVCGKSFAKKQHMMTHMRTHTGEKPFSCSTCGKTFSQKPHLESHMRTHTGEKPFTCSFCSKTFSQKENMESHMRIHTGEKPYTCSTCGKTFSQKPYLVSHIRTHTGEKPFPCPFCGKTFSRKEHVKSHMKMHTGEKPFSCSLCDKTFSHKSNLVAHMRRHTGKNALRCSVCHKTFSRKEHVESHMRTHTGDKPFRCFECGESYALRANLTAHIQTHNQEKINVLQE; from the exons ATGCTTGAGCCGCTGTTAAGCTACCACCGACGAAGAACAGGCGGAAGCCGTCGTCGACTCCGGAAAGTGAGACAAAGCTCGAGGGGGGGAATTGGTGAAATCGAccaaaaagacaacatgaaaatgtcaaaaaagcaACTTTGTCGAGCCACAGAGGAAAAGGAGCGTCAATGGCCACAACGGGAAACAGTTTCCTCCACTCAAATTGACCAAG ATGTCCAGCAGCCGATTGGTCGTCAGCAGGAGCATCGGCAGACCTCCCacgttaaagaggaagaggaggatccaCAGCTGTCCCATGTTAATGAGGAAGAGCAGAATCCAGAGGCCCAGCACGTCAAAGAGGAGGAGCCAGAACACCCCCAtgtgaaagaggaagaggaggatccaGAGACCCTCTACATTaaggaagaaaagaaggagACTGACGTCAGCAAATTGCCACTGACTGGTGTCTCTGTGGAAagtaaagacaaagacaaatcaCCTGAGTGGTCACAGCTGCGTCATCGCAGTCCAAGGGGCGCCCACTGTGGAGGACCACCCCCAGACCacctcttagctccactgtcaGACAGTGATGACATGGAAGGACCTTTGAGGGGTGAGGCAGACTGTGAAGGTGACGACAAACCGTGGAAATGCTCTGAAAGGGAAAGGACTCTGGCCATCAAGGAAACTTCACAAATGCGTCCAAAACTttttacctgctcagtttgtggtaaaagttttgctaaaaaacaacatatgatgacacacatgagaacacacacaggcgaAAAACCCTTCAGTTGCTCAACTTGTGGTAAAACCTTCTCTCAAAAGCCACATTTGGAatcacacatgagaacacacacaggcgaAAAACCCTTTACTTGCTCATTTTGCAGTAAAACATtctcacaaaaagaaaatatggaatCACACATGAGAAtccacacaggagaaaaaccatATACCTGCTCaacttgtggtaaaacattctctCAAAAGCCATATCTGGTATCACACATAAGAACAcatacaggagaaaaaccctttccTTGCCCattttgtggtaaaacattctctCGAAAGGAACATGTGAAATCCCACATGAAAatgcacacgggagaaaaaccctttagttgctcaTTGTGCGATAAAACATTCTCTCATAAGTCAAATCTTGTAGCACACATGAGAAGACACACAGGAAAAAACGCCTTGAGGTGTTCAGTTTGCCATAAAACATTCTCTCGAAAGGAACATGTGGAATCACACATGAGAACTCACACGGGAGATAAACCCTTTCGTTGCTTTGAGTGTGGTGAAAGCTATGCTCTTAGGGCCAATTTGActgcacacatacaaacacacaaccagGAGAAAATCAATGTTTTACAGGAGTGA